One Paenibacillus sp. FSL W8-0186 genomic window carries:
- the rnz gene encoding ribonuclease Z — protein MELYFLGTNAGVPSLERNVTSVALRMLEERRSFWLFDCGEGTQHQILRSPLKLSKLEKIFITHLHGDHLFGLPGLISSRAYQGGEDPLTIYGPRGLKQYIHTSLELSESHISYSLDIVEHDGGVLFEDDSFRVEASLLEHRVASYGYRITEKDLPGKLDTATMESYGIRPGPLYGKLKRGESVEAPDGRILHASEVQGKPKKGRIITILGDTRPCGSVLPLARDADVLVHESTFLHEMKDTAHTYFHSTARQAAEAAREAGAKRLFLTHLSSRYKYEDQIMQLEREAQEIFPDAVIAREHVLYGIERTSGS, from the coding sequence ATGGAGCTTTACTTTTTAGGAACTAATGCAGGCGTTCCATCTTTGGAGCGTAACGTGACCTCGGTCGCCCTTCGCATGCTTGAAGAGCGCCGGTCCTTCTGGCTGTTTGATTGCGGAGAAGGAACGCAGCATCAAATTCTTCGTTCTCCTCTCAAACTCAGCAAACTGGAGAAGATCTTCATCACACATCTGCATGGGGACCATTTATTTGGTCTGCCGGGGCTGATCTCCAGCCGCGCCTATCAGGGCGGTGAGGATCCTTTGACGATTTATGGACCGCGAGGGCTAAAGCAATATATTCATACCAGCCTGGAGCTGAGCGAGTCGCACATCAGCTACAGCCTGGATATTGTCGAGCATGACGGAGGAGTTCTGTTCGAGGATGATTCGTTCAGGGTAGAAGCCTCATTGCTGGAGCACCGGGTAGCCAGCTACGGATACCGGATTACGGAGAAGGATTTGCCCGGCAAGCTCGACACTGCCACAATGGAGAGCTACGGCATTCGTCCTGGGCCGCTCTATGGCAAATTAAAGCGCGGCGAGAGCGTGGAAGCTCCGGACGGGCGGATTCTTCACGCCTCCGAAGTACAGGGCAAACCGAAGAAAGGAAGAATCATCACGATTCTAGGAGATACCCGTCCATGCGGCTCCGTACTGCCTCTAGCACGAGATGCGGATGTCCTGGTTCACGAGTCGACGTTTCTTCATGAGATGAAAGATACGGCGCATACTTATTTTCACAGTACGGCTCGCCAGGCCGCGGAAGCGGCCCGTGAAGCGGGCGCCAAGCGCTTGTTCCTGACGCACCTGAGCTCGCGTTATAAATACGAGGATCAAATCATGCAGCTGGAACGCGAGGCACAGGAAATATTCCCGGACGCCGTAATCGCTAGAGAACACGTATTGTACGGGATAGAACGGACATCAGGCTCATAA
- the metH gene encoding methionine synthase — MSKPSMESRMKERILILDGAMGTMIQQEDLSPADFGGEELDGCNEMLVLTRPDVIQGIHEKYLEAGADLISTNTFGATSVVLAEYDIQDKAREINLAAARLAIAAAEKYSTPEHPRYVVGALGPTTKTLSVTGGVTFDELIASYEEQALALVEAGVDALLLETSQDTLNVKAGSIGISRAYEAAGKKLPLMISGTIEPMGTTLAGQNIEAFYVSLEHLKPISFGLNCATGPEFMRDHIRTLSDMSSVGVSCYPNAGLPDENGKYHESPESLAMKMGAFAEQGWLNIAGGCCGTTPDHIAALVKTMSQYAPREMNGKHPAAVSGVEAVYLEEDNRPIMIGERTNISGSRKFKRLIKEEKFDEASEIARSQVKGGAMVIDINLQDTDIDEAYAVKNFYPMVTKKIKAPIMIDSTYDHIIELALKYSQGKAIINSINLEDGETKFQQIVPLIHRYGAAVVCILIDERGQAVSREAKMEVASRAYDLLVNKYGMQPEDIIFDPNMFPVGSGDPQYIGSAVETIEGIRMIKEKFPRAKTILGLSNISFGLPDAGREVLNSVYLYHCTKAGLDYAIVNTEKLERYASISEEDRKLAEELIFNTSDETLAAFVAAFRDKKVEKKAKADNLTLEERLANYVVEGSKEGLIPDLEEALKKYSPLEVINGPLMAGMEEVGRLFNNNELIVAEVLQSAEVMKASVAFLEPFMEKNESSVKGKILLATVKGDVHDIGKNLVEIILSNNGYQIINLGIKVPPERIIEAYREEKPDAIGLSGLLVKSAQQMVLTAQDLRNAGIEVPILVGGAALTRKFTKTRIRPEYDGMVIYAKDAMDGLDLANKLMDPVKREEMRLEMEAEQEAEGSVAVAVKELPQLTRVQRSNISTDAPVFTPPDLERHILRNYPISHIIPYINMQMLLGHHLGLRGSVEQLLAKEDSKAVQLKETVDQILYEAVTDGIIQAQAMYQFFPAQSSGNEIIIYDPQDHTKVLHRFDFPRQRVEPYLCLSDFLKSVDSGIMDYVGFLVVSAGQGIRDRSEKLKEQGDYLRSHALQSVALEVAEGLAERVHHMMRDTWGFPDPQDMTMKQRLGARYQGIRVSFGYPACPDLEYQGPLFQLMKPEDIGVELTEGFMMEPEASVSAMVFAHPQAQYFNVDKA; from the coding sequence ATGAGTAAGCCAAGCATGGAGTCCAGAATGAAAGAACGAATATTGATCCTCGACGGTGCCATGGGTACGATGATTCAGCAGGAGGATTTATCGCCGGCCGATTTCGGAGGCGAAGAGCTGGACGGCTGTAATGAAATGCTCGTGCTCACCCGTCCTGACGTGATCCAGGGGATTCACGAGAAGTACTTGGAAGCCGGAGCAGATTTAATATCAACGAATACATTCGGTGCGACATCCGTCGTACTGGCCGAATACGATATACAAGACAAAGCACGCGAAATCAATCTGGCGGCTGCGCGTCTGGCGATTGCCGCTGCCGAGAAATACAGTACGCCGGAACATCCGAGATACGTGGTCGGAGCGCTCGGTCCGACGACGAAGACGTTATCGGTTACTGGTGGAGTTACCTTTGACGAATTGATCGCCAGCTATGAAGAGCAGGCACTCGCGCTCGTTGAGGCGGGCGTAGATGCCCTGCTGCTGGAGACGTCGCAGGATACGCTGAACGTCAAGGCGGGCAGCATCGGTATTTCCCGCGCCTACGAAGCTGCGGGCAAGAAGCTGCCGCTTATGATTTCGGGTACGATCGAGCCGATGGGCACGACGCTGGCCGGACAGAACATTGAAGCGTTTTATGTTTCGCTGGAGCATTTGAAGCCGATTTCCTTCGGTCTTAACTGTGCTACTGGACCGGAATTCATGCGGGACCACATCCGAACTTTATCTGACATGTCGAGTGTCGGGGTGAGCTGCTATCCGAACGCAGGGCTGCCGGATGAGAACGGCAAATACCATGAATCGCCGGAATCGCTGGCGATGAAGATGGGCGCCTTCGCGGAGCAGGGCTGGCTGAATATTGCCGGAGGCTGCTGTGGAACGACGCCGGATCATATCGCTGCGCTTGTGAAGACGATGAGCCAGTATGCTCCAAGGGAAATGAACGGCAAGCATCCCGCAGCCGTGTCCGGAGTAGAGGCCGTATATCTTGAGGAAGACAACCGGCCGATTATGATCGGCGAACGGACGAATATTTCCGGATCCCGGAAGTTCAAGCGACTGATCAAAGAAGAGAAGTTCGATGAGGCTTCGGAAATTGCCCGTTCCCAGGTGAAGGGCGGGGCAATGGTCATCGATATTAACCTGCAGGATACGGATATTGATGAGGCCTATGCTGTTAAGAATTTTTATCCGATGGTCACGAAGAAAATCAAGGCACCGATCATGATCGATTCTACCTATGATCATATTATTGAACTGGCGCTAAAATATTCCCAAGGTAAAGCGATAATTAACTCTATTAACCTTGAAGACGGCGAGACGAAATTCCAGCAGATTGTTCCGCTTATTCATCGTTATGGCGCGGCTGTCGTCTGTATTCTCATTGACGAGCGTGGACAGGCCGTATCCCGTGAAGCGAAGATGGAGGTTGCTTCGCGCGCTTACGATCTGCTTGTGAATAAATACGGCATGCAGCCGGAGGATATTATTTTTGACCCGAATATGTTCCCGGTAGGCTCGGGTGATCCCCAATACATCGGCTCTGCGGTGGAGACGATTGAAGGCATTCGGATGATCAAGGAGAAATTTCCGAGAGCGAAAACGATCCTTGGTCTGAGCAACATCTCCTTTGGATTGCCAGACGCCGGCCGTGAGGTGCTCAACTCCGTTTATTTGTACCATTGTACGAAAGCCGGTCTCGATTATGCGATCGTCAATACGGAGAAGCTGGAGCGTTATGCTTCGATTTCCGAGGAAGACCGAAAATTGGCGGAGGAGCTCATTTTCAACACGAGCGACGAGACGCTGGCAGCCTTTGTGGCCGCATTCCGGGACAAGAAGGTTGAGAAGAAAGCCAAAGCCGATAATTTGACGTTGGAAGAGCGCCTTGCCAATTACGTCGTGGAAGGCAGCAAGGAAGGGCTGATCCCTGATCTGGAGGAAGCTCTGAAGAAATACAGCCCGCTGGAGGTCATCAATGGACCGCTGATGGCGGGGATGGAAGAGGTTGGCCGCCTGTTCAACAACAACGAGCTGATCGTTGCGGAGGTGCTGCAAAGCGCTGAGGTGATGAAGGCCTCGGTCGCTTTCCTGGAGCCTTTTATGGAGAAGAACGAATCCTCGGTGAAGGGTAAAATCCTGCTTGCTACTGTAAAGGGAGACGTTCATGATATCGGTAAGAATCTGGTTGAGATCATTTTGTCCAACAATGGTTACCAAATCATTAATTTGGGTATAAAAGTACCACCGGAGCGTATTATTGAGGCTTATCGCGAAGAGAAGCCGGATGCGATCGGCCTGTCCGGACTGCTTGTGAAGTCTGCGCAACAAATGGTATTAACTGCTCAGGACTTGCGCAACGCAGGAATCGAGGTGCCGATTCTAGTTGGTGGTGCCGCGTTGACCCGGAAATTCACGAAGACGCGGATTCGTCCGGAGTATGACGGCATGGTCATTTACGCCAAAGACGCGATGGATGGTCTCGACTTAGCCAACAAACTTATGGATCCGGTCAAAAGAGAAGAAATGCGCCTGGAAATGGAGGCAGAGCAGGAAGCCGAGGGCAGCGTTGCCGTGGCAGTCAAGGAACTGCCGCAGCTGACGCGTGTTCAAAGATCCAACATCTCGACCGATGCGCCGGTTTTCACACCGCCGGATCTGGAACGCCATATCCTGCGCAATTATCCGATAAGCCATATCATTCCTTATATCAATATGCAAATGCTGCTGGGACATCATTTGGGATTACGCGGCTCCGTTGAGCAGCTGCTAGCTAAAGAAGATTCCAAAGCGGTTCAGCTAAAGGAAACCGTCGATCAAATTCTGTACGAAGCAGTCACCGACGGGATCATTCAGGCTCAGGCGATGTATCAATTCTTCCCTGCGCAATCGTCCGGAAACGAAATCATCATCTATGATCCACAGGATCATACGAAGGTGCTGCATAGATTTGACTTCCCGCGTCAGCGTGTTGAGCCGTACCTCTGTCTGTCCGATTTCCTGAAATCCGTCGACAGCGGCATCATGGATTATGTGGGCTTCCTCGTCGTTAGCGCCGGGCAAGGCATTCGGGACCGTTCCGAGAAGCTGAAGGAGCAGGGGGATTACCTCCGCTCTCATGCGCTGCAGTCCGTTGCTCTGGAGGTAGCCGAAGGGCTTGCTGAACGGGTTCATCATATGATGCGCGACACGTGGGGCTTCCCTGATCCGCAGGATATGACGATGAAGCAGCGTCTCGGTGCGCGTTACCAAGGTATCCGGGTATCGTTCGGTTATCCGGCTTGCCCTGACCTCGAATACCAAGGTCCTTTATTCCAGCTAATGAAGCCGGAGGATATCGGAGTAGAGCTGACGGAAGGCTTTATGATGGAGCCGGAAGCATCGGTATCTGCCATGGTATTTGCTCATCCGCAGGCCCAGTATTTCAACGTCGACAAAGCCTAG
- a CDS encoding cupin domain-containing protein produces the protein MAEIRIRNTNEIISGDDNVREFLNQYEVIYEHWDVSKLPAGLQNNFTLSDEQKSEILNTFDAEIQDLVARRGYRTWDVITLSEATPNIEELLAKFEQVHTHTEDEIRVIVAGAGTFIIKGDGDTGYFDVNLVPGDLISVPENTAHFFTLTDERKVVAVRLFVEENGWIAHPYDDPTFKKA, from the coding sequence ATGGCGGAAATCAGAATAAGAAATACGAACGAAATTATTTCAGGAGACGATAATGTTCGGGAATTCCTAAATCAATATGAAGTAATTTATGAGCACTGGGATGTGAGCAAGCTGCCTGCCGGGCTCCAAAACAATTTCACCTTGTCTGACGAACAAAAAAGCGAAATTCTGAACACCTTTGATGCAGAAATTCAAGACCTGGTTGCACGCCGCGGTTACCGGACATGGGATGTCATCACACTCAGCGAAGCGACACCAAACATTGAGGAACTGCTCGCCAAATTCGAGCAGGTTCACACGCACACAGAAGATGAAATTCGCGTCATTGTTGCCGGTGCAGGAACATTTATCATTAAAGGCGATGGAGATACAGGTTATTTCGACGTGAATCTCGTGCCTGGAGATCTTATCTCTGTACCGGAGAATACAGCCCATTTCTTCACCCTGACAGACGAACGCAAGGTCGTGGCTGTCCGCCTCTTCGTCGAAGAGAATGGCTGGATCGCTCACCCTTATGATGATCCTACTTTTAAAAAGGCATAA
- a CDS encoding HAD family hydrolase, with product MTIKAVCFDLDDTLLWDERSVSEAFSETCLQAQRAVGTDPAKLEEAVRKEARALYESYETFPFTKMIGINPFEGLWAHFSAGEQPEFRKLEQLAPVYRKESWRRGLLALGVDNEELAAELAEQFGKERRSRPHVYEETFQVLKELKGKVKLLLLTNGCPALQQEKLDGVPELAPFFDEIIISGAFGKGKPDSTIFRHALERLGVEANEAIMVGDKLTTDIIGSLGVGMTAVWINRVGHTRDDQIVPTYEIKHLSELHDIIAAN from the coding sequence ATGACAATCAAAGCGGTTTGTTTCGATTTGGATGATACCTTGCTATGGGACGAGCGCAGCGTAAGTGAGGCTTTTTCCGAAACCTGTTTGCAGGCTCAAAGAGCGGTTGGCACCGATCCGGCGAAGCTGGAGGAGGCCGTACGCAAAGAGGCTAGAGCGCTGTATGAATCGTATGAGACTTTTCCGTTTACCAAAATGATCGGGATCAATCCGTTTGAGGGGCTATGGGCTCATTTTTCGGCGGGAGAGCAGCCTGAATTCCGCAAGCTGGAGCAGCTGGCTCCCGTGTATCGCAAGGAATCCTGGCGCCGCGGCTTGCTTGCTTTAGGCGTAGACAACGAGGAGCTTGCTGCGGAGCTTGCCGAACAGTTCGGCAAGGAAAGACGTTCCCGTCCGCATGTGTACGAGGAGACGTTCCAGGTCTTGAAGGAGCTGAAAGGTAAAGTCAAGCTGCTTCTATTGACCAATGGCTGTCCGGCACTGCAGCAGGAGAAGCTGGATGGGGTTCCGGAGCTTGCGCCATTTTTTGACGAAATTATTATTTCCGGTGCGTTCGGCAAGGGAAAACCGGATTCTACAATATTCCGGCATGCCTTGGAGCGGCTAGGAGTTGAGGCGAACGAGGCCATCATGGTCGGGGACAAGCTGACTACGGACATCATTGGTTCGCTTGGTGTAGGCATGACTGCAGTATGGATCAATCGTGTTGGCCATACGCGTGACGACCAAATCGTTCCGACTTATGAAATTAAGCACTTATCCGAGCTTCATGATATTATTGCTGCGAATTAG
- a CDS encoding aldo/keto reductase: MEYAYLGKSGLAVSRLCLGSMTFGGQTDEAESARMIAAFLDQGGNFIDTADVYTEGRSEEIVGKYIKDRRSEVILATKVRMRTSPDVNGFGASRKRIMDGVDASLKRLGTDYIDLYQIHVWDADTPVEETLRALDDLVTSGKVRYIGCSNYLSWQLMKSLGISDFRGYSRYISLQQQYSLVNREADRELVSLCAEEKVGIIPWAPLGGGFLTGKYRRGETPSEGRLGTAKTGESSWQYRAEDKNFAILDTVLAVAEETGKTPAQVSLNWLLEQPCITSPIFGASTFAQFEENMGSVDWRLPQELRQRLDEASALPDEYPARFLNKFRRNI; this comes from the coding sequence ATGGAATACGCATATCTTGGCAAAAGCGGTTTGGCTGTATCACGGCTATGTTTGGGAAGCATGACCTTCGGCGGGCAGACAGATGAAGCGGAATCGGCCCGCATGATCGCCGCCTTTTTGGATCAGGGCGGCAATTTTATCGATACGGCCGATGTGTACACCGAAGGACGCTCTGAGGAAATCGTCGGCAAGTACATTAAAGACCGCCGTTCGGAAGTCATTCTCGCTACGAAGGTTCGGATGCGCACCTCTCCGGACGTGAATGGCTTCGGAGCTTCCCGCAAGCGAATCATGGACGGAGTGGATGCGAGTCTGAAAAGGCTGGGCACGGATTACATCGATCTTTATCAAATTCACGTCTGGGATGCGGATACGCCAGTTGAGGAGACGCTGAGAGCTCTGGATGATCTGGTGACCTCCGGCAAAGTACGTTACATAGGCTGTTCGAATTATTTGTCATGGCAATTAATGAAAAGCCTGGGCATCAGCGATTTCAGAGGGTACTCCCGCTATATTTCTTTACAGCAGCAGTACAGCCTGGTGAACAGGGAAGCGGACCGTGAGCTGGTCTCCTTATGCGCTGAAGAGAAGGTCGGCATCATTCCATGGGCTCCGCTTGGCGGCGGATTCTTGACCGGCAAATACCGCCGGGGCGAAACGCCGAGTGAAGGCCGCCTGGGAACCGCCAAAACAGGGGAAAGCAGCTGGCAGTACCGCGCAGAGGATAAGAACTTCGCGATTCTGGATACCGTATTGGCTGTAGCGGAAGAAACGGGCAAAACCCCTGCACAGGTCTCGCTCAATTGGCTGCTGGAGCAGCCATGCATCACGTCTCCGATTTTCGGTGCGAGCACATTCGCACAATTCGAGGAGAACATGGGTTCGGTCGACTGGAGACTGCCGCAGGAGCTGCGTCAACGCCTGGATGAAGCAAGCGCGTTGCCTGATGAATATCCCGCCCGGTTCCTGAACAAATTTAGGAGAAATATTTAA
- a CDS encoding DUF896 domain-containing protein has protein sequence MDIDAMVRRINELARKNKAEGLTEDEMLERAQLRETYLQNIRRNFRQQLESIEVVDK, from the coding sequence ATGGATATAGATGCAATGGTACGGCGTATTAATGAATTAGCGCGCAAGAACAAGGCTGAAGGACTAACGGAGGATGAAATGCTGGAGCGCGCTCAGCTCCGGGAGACGTACCTTCAGAACATAAGAAGAAATTTCCGTCAGCAGTTAGAATCAATTGAAGTGGTGGATAAATAA
- a CDS encoding DUF4183 domain-containing protein, translated as MRRNQRFCSRQSGRIIQRIIGQGPQVERGESCSPSRAGLVRGNGAPGLPGKEGTAGAPGPQGESGLQGAPGAIGQAGLPGAQGDRGMPGPQGPPGSQGPEGPQGSPGEVPGITILPSAFRYFYFPPEELTGTVRIPAAWFTDDDGSLASEFQGMGMNGYSNLFINGVMQERSLYRLTTADLTLILEEDTILAGAPIIVENISFAARIQ; from the coding sequence ATGCGGAGAAATCAGCGATTTTGTTCAAGGCAGAGTGGAAGGATCATCCAGCGGATCATCGGGCAGGGGCCGCAAGTAGAACGGGGGGAGTCCTGCTCGCCGAGTCGAGCAGGGCTGGTGAGAGGGAATGGCGCACCAGGTCTGCCGGGAAAAGAGGGGACAGCGGGAGCACCTGGTCCGCAGGGAGAGTCGGGATTGCAGGGGGCGCCGGGCGCCATAGGGCAAGCGGGATTACCGGGCGCTCAAGGCGACCGAGGTATGCCAGGCCCTCAAGGCCCACCAGGGTCACAAGGTCCTGAAGGCCCACAAGGCTCCCCGGGCGAAGTTCCTGGAATAACGATCCTGCCGAGCGCCTTTCGTTATTTTTATTTTCCTCCCGAGGAATTGACAGGTACTGTCCGTATTCCGGCTGCCTGGTTTACAGATGATGACGGCAGCTTGGCTTCAGAGTTCCAAGGGATGGGGATGAACGGATATTCAAATTTATTCATTAATGGAGTCATGCAGGAGCGCAGCTTGTACCGTTTGACTACAGCGGATTTAACACTTATTCTTGAAGAAGATACTATATTGGCCGGGGCGCCGATTATCGTGGAGAACATCTCGTTTGCAGCTCGGATTCAATAG
- a CDS encoding DUF4183 domain-containing protein, whose amino-acid sequence MPVIKPVFTATASAPIASGGVITTTINPVTTRYFAAITADMIGATETTILAASFTDDDDAPITDLPTITAANDYFNVYINGVLQQNSLSTLMTASLVLATTDLLIGTPVTLEVASFAGAASDLTTPPTISAPDITINT is encoded by the coding sequence ATGCCTGTAATCAAACCGGTATTTACAGCCACCGCCTCCGCGCCGATTGCCTCCGGGGGAGTAATTACAACGACCATTAATCCCGTTACAACGCGCTACTTCGCTGCTATCACTGCCGACATGATTGGAGCCACTGAGACGACGATTCTTGCTGCCAGCTTTACGGACGACGATGACGCTCCTATTACGGATCTGCCCACAATTACGGCAGCTAACGACTATTTCAACGTCTATATCAACGGAGTTCTGCAGCAAAACTCCTTATCTACGCTTATGACGGCAAGCTTGGTGCTTGCCACTACAGATCTCCTCATCGGAACGCCCGTAACGCTTGAGGTCGCCAGCTTTGCTGGAGCCGCGTCTGATTTAACGACCCCGCCAACCATCTCTGCGCCCGACATTACAATTAATACGTAA
- a CDS encoding LysM peptidoglycan-binding domain-containing protein has translation MLRYSTYQSIYDRKADSRNEGALRKGAARLNEAIANSISNIFARITLFKLLVFILFVVIAWAGMASAVASSPDHDVVESESVVVKRGDSLWKIAAAHKPGNMDTRVYVTAIQRANGLAGSNIQPGDILVLPTK, from the coding sequence ATGTTGAGATACAGTACATATCAGAGCATTTATGATCGTAAGGCTGATTCGCGCAATGAGGGGGCGCTGCGGAAGGGTGCCGCCAGATTGAATGAAGCGATTGCTAACTCCATTTCGAATATATTTGCAAGAATAACTTTGTTTAAGTTGTTGGTGTTTATTCTGTTCGTAGTTATTGCCTGGGCTGGAATGGCGTCAGCGGTAGCCTCATCACCTGACCATGATGTTGTAGAATCAGAGTCCGTTGTGGTCAAGCGTGGCGACTCCCTGTGGAAGATTGCCGCAGCTCATAAACCGGGCAATATGGATACGAGGGTATATGTTACGGCGATTCAGCGGGCAAATGGCTTGGCCGGAAGCAATATTCAGCCAGGGGATATCCTCGTCCTGCCAACGAAATGA
- the lexA gene encoding transcriptional repressor LexA encodes MSKVSSRQQAILEFIRSEVRLKGYPPSVREIGEAVGLASSSTVHGHLDRLEKKGFIRRDPTKPRAIELLGQDDAEGIGQFAHSVARVPVIGKVTAGVPITATENIEDYFPLPQHYAGEGEIFMLSVVGNSMIEAGIHSGDYVIVRKQQTANNGEIVVAMTEDDEATVKTFYKEKDHIRLQPENSTMEPLRLTHVTILGKVIGLFRDLH; translated from the coding sequence ATGTCGAAGGTTTCTAGCCGTCAGCAAGCTATTCTTGAATTTATTCGCTCTGAAGTAAGATTGAAAGGTTATCCGCCCTCCGTGCGCGAAATCGGCGAAGCTGTAGGACTAGCTTCCAGTTCCACGGTACACGGTCATTTGGATCGGCTAGAGAAGAAAGGCTTTATCCGGCGTGATCCAACGAAGCCAAGAGCGATCGAGTTGCTGGGGCAGGACGATGCGGAAGGCATCGGTCAGTTTGCCCATTCCGTGGCCCGTGTGCCTGTCATCGGCAAAGTCACTGCCGGTGTTCCTATAACGGCTACCGAGAATATCGAGGATTATTTCCCGCTTCCGCAGCATTATGCCGGAGAAGGCGAAATCTTTATGTTGTCTGTCGTTGGCAACAGTATGATCGAGGCAGGAATCCATAGCGGAGACTATGTTATCGTACGGAAACAGCAAACAGCCAATAACGGAGAAATCGTCGTCGCAATGACAGAGGATGACGAGGCGACGGTCAAGACATTCTACAAGGAGAAGGATCATATTCGCCTTCAGCCTGAGAATTCGACGATGGAGCCGCTTCGTTTGACCCATGTGACTATATTGGGCAAAGTCATCGGCCTGTTCCGTGATCTGCACTAG
- a CDS encoding YitT family protein, whose protein sequence is MAETKPSIGKTNRRKENLSKPVELISKIFFITIGAIIAGVALELFLVPNAIIDGGITGISLMLTNITNIPLGIFLFVINLPFLFVGYRQVGKKFAFASLYGIAVLSLTTGYLHHVEAFTNDKLLAVLFGALLLGLGVGLVLRLGGTTDGAEIVAILISKKVNVSVGQIILIINIVIFIVAGFLLGWDSAMYSIFTYYIASKVMDIIVQGLDESKSVTVITRQYEEVAEAIMNSLGRSTTYLYARGGISKEETQVIYCVVSRLELSMLKTVVREIDPKAFIAVETVSDVTGGSFADEKAH, encoded by the coding sequence ATGGCAGAAACCAAGCCAAGCATCGGAAAGACAAACAGGAGAAAGGAGAATTTAAGCAAACCAGTTGAACTTATTTCAAAGATCTTTTTTATCACCATAGGAGCGATTATCGCCGGGGTTGCGCTGGAGCTCTTCCTTGTGCCGAATGCAATTATTGACGGCGGAATTACCGGGATTTCACTTATGCTGACGAACATTACGAATATTCCGTTAGGGATTTTCCTTTTCGTGATCAACCTGCCTTTTCTATTTGTCGGCTATAGACAGGTCGGGAAGAAGTTCGCATTTGCTTCGCTGTACGGTATCGCGGTACTTTCTTTAACGACGGGTTATTTGCATCATGTGGAGGCTTTTACGAATGACAAATTGCTGGCCGTTCTATTTGGCGCGCTGTTACTCGGTCTGGGCGTCGGTCTGGTATTAAGGCTGGGGGGGACGACGGATGGTGCGGAAATCGTAGCTATCTTGATCTCGAAAAAAGTTAATGTTTCCGTAGGGCAGATCATTCTTATTATCAATATCGTTATTTTTATCGTGGCCGGCTTCCTGCTCGGTTGGGATTCGGCGATGTATTCGATTTTCACTTATTATATCGCCTCCAAGGTCATGGATATTATCGTGCAGGGTCTTGATGAATCCAAATCGGTAACGGTCATCACAAGGCAATATGAAGAAGTAGCGGAAGCTATTATGAATAGCCTCGGGAGAAGCACAACTTATCTGTACGCGAGGGGCGGAATCAGTAAAGAGGAAACTCAAGTGATTTACTGTGTAGTCAGCCGGCTTGAGTTATCCATGCTGAAGACGGTCGTTCGTGAAATTGATCCCAAGGCCTTCATTGCAGTTGAAACAGTGTCTGATGTAACAGGCGGCAGCTTTGCGGATGAAAAAGCGCATTGA